The proteins below come from a single Parageobacillus toebii NBRC 107807 genomic window:
- a CDS encoding Piwi domain-containing protein: MNHYYFSECKANEKASDIAIHLYTVPLSNPHEKYSYAHSIAYELRKLNSYITVAAHGQYIASFEEICHWGDHRYIQHEYRPIQCSLPMERTILEKLLKKELENRCKSSYKMDNDLFRLANERSMHVGEISIHPAIYISFSVEENGDIFVGFDYQHRFEYRKTLQDFIDTDPSLLKEGMEVVDPFNRRAYYYTFVEIADYTAGQKSPFLQQSVIDYYLEKNERWKLKSVHEKTPVVHVKSRDGHLLPYLPHLLKLTCSYEQLPPSMTKEVNRLIKLSPNEKMSKLYTETFRLLRQQQVLTFKKENVRAVNLGYDVNELDSPIMEFGQGYKTNEIYRGLKQSGVYEPSSVAVSFFIDPELNYDPQKRKEVGYFVKKLESMSEALGVKLNISDQPRQLYGQLPKDFFKQDNLSYHLKSITDQFRGTVVVVIGTEENIDRAYVTIKKEFGGKEDLMTQFVGFTSSLVTENNIFHYYNIFLGIYAKAGIQPWILASPMHSDCFIGLDVSHEHGKHVSGIIQVIGRDGKIIKQKSVATAEAGETIANSTMEEIVNESIYSYEQIYGAKPRHITFHRDGICREDLDFLQAYLRSFQIPFDFVEIIKKPRRRMAIYSNKKWVTKQGIYYSKGNTAYLCATDPKEFVGMAQLVKIVQKTNGLSVHEIVSDVYKLSFMHIHSMLKTRLPITIHYADLSSTFHNRGLIHPRSKHERALPFV, from the coding sequence GTGAATCACTATTATTTTTCTGAATGTAAAGCGAATGAAAAAGCGTCGGATATTGCCATTCATCTTTATACGGTTCCTTTATCTAATCCGCACGAAAAATATTCTTATGCCCACTCGATCGCTTATGAACTGAGAAAGCTAAATTCGTACATAACGGTGGCGGCGCATGGACAGTATATAGCGTCGTTTGAAGAGATTTGTCATTGGGGAGATCATCGTTATATTCAGCACGAATATCGGCCCATTCAATGTTCTTTGCCTATGGAAAGAACAATTTTGGAAAAATTATTAAAGAAAGAATTAGAGAATCGTTGTAAAAGCAGCTATAAGATGGATAACGACTTATTCCGTTTAGCCAATGAACGATCGATGCATGTCGGTGAAATTAGCATTCATCCGGCGATCTATATTTCCTTTTCAGTCGAAGAAAATGGAGATATTTTCGTCGGTTTTGATTATCAGCACCGTTTTGAATATCGAAAAACATTACAAGATTTTATCGATACCGACCCATCGTTACTCAAAGAAGGGATGGAGGTCGTCGACCCATTTAATAGGCGGGCATACTATTACACATTTGTAGAAATTGCCGACTATACAGCCGGGCAAAAAAGTCCGTTTCTCCAACAAAGTGTTATTGATTATTATTTGGAAAAAAATGAGCGATGGAAGCTAAAAAGCGTTCATGAAAAAACACCGGTCGTACATGTAAAAAGCAGAGACGGTCATCTTCTTCCTTATTTGCCCCATTTATTAAAGTTAACTTGTTCATATGAGCAATTGCCGCCATCGATGACGAAGGAAGTGAATCGCCTGATTAAGCTGTCACCAAATGAAAAAATGTCTAAGCTTTATACAGAAACGTTCCGCTTGCTTAGGCAACAACAAGTGTTGACGTTCAAAAAAGAAAATGTGCGGGCGGTTAACCTAGGCTATGATGTTAATGAGTTGGATTCCCCGATAATGGAGTTTGGACAAGGATATAAAACAAATGAGATTTATAGAGGGCTTAAGCAGTCGGGAGTGTATGAACCGAGCAGTGTAGCCGTCAGTTTTTTCATCGATCCAGAGCTGAACTATGACCCACAAAAGCGAAAAGAAGTGGGATATTTTGTAAAAAAGCTAGAATCAATGTCTGAAGCGCTTGGTGTAAAGCTTAATATTTCCGATCAGCCTCGCCAACTATACGGTCAATTGCCAAAAGACTTTTTTAAGCAAGATAACTTGTCGTATCATTTGAAATCCATTACTGACCAGTTCCGCGGAACAGTAGTAGTGGTCATTGGAACAGAAGAAAATATTGATCGCGCCTACGTTACGATTAAAAAAGAATTTGGCGGAAAAGAAGACTTGATGACGCAATTTGTTGGGTTCACTTCTTCTTTAGTTACGGAAAATAATATCTTTCACTACTATAATATTTTTCTGGGTATTTATGCCAAGGCAGGAATTCAGCCTTGGATTTTGGCTAGTCCTATGCATTCGGACTGTTTCATTGGATTGGATGTCAGCCATGAACACGGAAAGCACGTCTCTGGGATCATTCAAGTTATTGGACGCGATGGAAAAATCATTAAACAAAAATCAGTGGCCACGGCGGAAGCGGGAGAAACCATCGCCAATTCTACAATGGAAGAGATTGTGAATGAAAGCATATACAGCTATGAACAAATCTATGGAGCAAAGCCGCGGCATATTACTTTTCACCGCGATGGTATTTGTCGGGAGGATCTAGATTTTTTGCAAGCTTATTTGCGATCATTTCAAATTCCTTTTGATTTTGTAGAAATCATAAAAAAACCGCGAAGAAGAATGGCTATTTATTCAAATAAAAAATGGGTGACAAAGCAAGGAATATACTATTCAAAGGGAAACACGGCGTATTTATGTGCGACAGATCCGAAAGAGTTTGTTGGCATGGCTCAACTTGTAAAAATTGTACAAAAAACGAATGGTCTGTCTGTTCATGAGATTGTTTCTGATGTATATAAGCTATCGTTTATGCATATTCATTCCATGCTGAAGACACGCTTGCCGATTACGATCCATTACGCCGATTTAAGTTCTACTTTCCATAACCGCGGGCTGATTCATCCGCGTTCAAAGCATGAACGGGCATTGCCGTTTGTGTGA